In Melospiza melodia melodia isolate bMelMel2 chromosome 11, bMelMel2.pri, whole genome shotgun sequence, the following proteins share a genomic window:
- the PDZK1IP1 gene encoding PDZK1-interacting protein 1, with protein sequence MPTRCLLLLGLLLQLPAAFCQQARGSLQPWSQGVIAVVVFLVLVAIAFVVNRFWCKDKVESAENVVSVEDKPDAVTSNGHEGRYVSAAADFRSKENQHAYENTVEPEEKVITTAM encoded by the exons ATGCCCACCCgctgcctgctgctcctggggctgctcctgcagctgccagcagccTTCTGCCAGCAAG CCCGGGGCAGCCTCCAGCCGTGGTCACAGGGCGTCATCGCAGTGGTTGTGTTCCTAGTCCTGGTGGCCATCGCTTTCGTGGTCAACAGGTTCTGGTGTAAGGACAAAGT GGAAAGTGCTGAGAACGTGGTGAGTGTGGAGGACAAGCCAGATGCTGTCACGTCCAATGGCCATGAGGGGAGATACGTATCAGCTGCAGCTGACTTCAG GTCCAAAGAGAACCAGCATGCCTACGAGAACACTGTGGAGCCTGAGGAGAAGGTGATCACCACAGCCATGTAG
- the TAL1 gene encoding T-cell acute lymphocytic leukemia protein 1 isoform X2, with protein MTMDRPPAPPPPSDPRDARPARRHDSEAEPTSEPESSRGGMEAPADPQLLLNGAAKEAGRPSPGPPAAAVPVIELVRRGGSLDIKSREAAGEAMQRAPGAEPCRAAEAACEARMVQLSPPALPLQPPGRAMLYNLGQPLATINSGFFGEPDSFSMYGSNRVKRRPSPYEMEITDGPHTKVVRRIFTNSRERWRQQNVNGAFAELRKLIPTHPPDKKLSKNEILRLAMKYINFLAKLLNDQEEEGNQRGKVSKDSGIVQEDLLQDMLSPNSSCGSSLDGAASPDSFTEEHEALDSKHTRSLHHAILPVEGSAQR; from the exons AT GACGATGGACaggccgcccgccccgccgccccccagTGACCCCCGCGATGCCCGCCCCGCCCGGCGGCACGACTCGGAAGCGGAGCCCACGAGCGAGCCCGAGAGCAGCCGCGGGGGCATGGAGGCGCCGGCGgacccccagctgctgctcaacGGGGCGGCCAAGGAGGCGGGCCGGCCCTCCCCCgggccccccgccgccgccgtgcCCGTCATCGAGCTGGTGCGCAGGGGGGGCTCCCTGGACATAAAAAGCCGTGAGGCGGCGGGCGAGGCGATGCAGAGAGCGCCGGGAGCCGAGCCGTGCCGCGCCGCCGAGGCCGCCTGCGAGGCCCGCATGGTGCAGCTGAGCCCCCCCGCGCTCCCGCTGCAGCCCCCCGGCAGGGCCATGCTCTACAACCTGGGCCAGCCGCTGGCCACCATCAACAG CGGGTTTTTCGGCGAACCCGACTCCTTCTCCATGTACGGCAGCAACCGGGTGAAGCGGAGACCCTCTCCGTACGAGATGGAGATCACCGACG GCCCTCACACGAAGGTGGTTCGTCGCATCTTCACCAACAGCCGGGAGAGGTGGAGGCAGCAGAACGTCAACGGGGCCTTCGCGGAGCTGCGCAAGCTCATCCCCACCCACCCGCCCGACAAGAAGCTCAGCAAGAATGAGATCCTGCGCCTGGCCATGAAATACATCAACTTCCTGGCCAAGCTGCTCAACGACCAGGAGGAAGAAGGAAACCAAAGGGGCAAGGTGAGCAAAGACTCGGGGATAGTCCAGGAAGACCTCCTGCAGGACATGCTGTCCCCCAACTCCAGCTGCGGCAGCTCTCTGGACGGGGCGGCGAGCCCGGACAGCTTCACGGAAGAGCACGAGGCGCTGGACTCGAAGCACACGCGCAGCCTGCACCACGCCATCCTCCCCGTAGAAGGCAGCGCGCAGCGGTGA
- the TAL1 gene encoding T-cell acute lymphocytic leukemia protein 1 isoform X1, producing the protein MKSKWTMDRPPAPPPPSDPRDARPARRHDSEAEPTSEPESSRGGMEAPADPQLLLNGAAKEAGRPSPGPPAAAVPVIELVRRGGSLDIKSREAAGEAMQRAPGAEPCRAAEAACEARMVQLSPPALPLQPPGRAMLYNLGQPLATINSGFFGEPDSFSMYGSNRVKRRPSPYEMEITDGPHTKVVRRIFTNSRERWRQQNVNGAFAELRKLIPTHPPDKKLSKNEILRLAMKYINFLAKLLNDQEEEGNQRGKVSKDSGIVQEDLLQDMLSPNSSCGSSLDGAASPDSFTEEHEALDSKHTRSLHHAILPVEGSAQR; encoded by the exons ATGAAAAGCAAATG GACGATGGACaggccgcccgccccgccgccccccagTGACCCCCGCGATGCCCGCCCCGCCCGGCGGCACGACTCGGAAGCGGAGCCCACGAGCGAGCCCGAGAGCAGCCGCGGGGGCATGGAGGCGCCGGCGgacccccagctgctgctcaacGGGGCGGCCAAGGAGGCGGGCCGGCCCTCCCCCgggccccccgccgccgccgtgcCCGTCATCGAGCTGGTGCGCAGGGGGGGCTCCCTGGACATAAAAAGCCGTGAGGCGGCGGGCGAGGCGATGCAGAGAGCGCCGGGAGCCGAGCCGTGCCGCGCCGCCGAGGCCGCCTGCGAGGCCCGCATGGTGCAGCTGAGCCCCCCCGCGCTCCCGCTGCAGCCCCCCGGCAGGGCCATGCTCTACAACCTGGGCCAGCCGCTGGCCACCATCAACAG CGGGTTTTTCGGCGAACCCGACTCCTTCTCCATGTACGGCAGCAACCGGGTGAAGCGGAGACCCTCTCCGTACGAGATGGAGATCACCGACG GCCCTCACACGAAGGTGGTTCGTCGCATCTTCACCAACAGCCGGGAGAGGTGGAGGCAGCAGAACGTCAACGGGGCCTTCGCGGAGCTGCGCAAGCTCATCCCCACCCACCCGCCCGACAAGAAGCTCAGCAAGAATGAGATCCTGCGCCTGGCCATGAAATACATCAACTTCCTGGCCAAGCTGCTCAACGACCAGGAGGAAGAAGGAAACCAAAGGGGCAAGGTGAGCAAAGACTCGGGGATAGTCCAGGAAGACCTCCTGCAGGACATGCTGTCCCCCAACTCCAGCTGCGGCAGCTCTCTGGACGGGGCGGCGAGCCCGGACAGCTTCACGGAAGAGCACGAGGCGCTGGACTCGAAGCACACGCGCAGCCTGCACCACGCCATCCTCCCCGTAGAAGGCAGCGCGCAGCGGTGA
- the TAL1 gene encoding T-cell acute lymphocytic leukemia protein 1 isoform X3: MKSKCGFFGEPDSFSMYGSNRVKRRPSPYEMEITDGPHTKVVRRIFTNSRERWRQQNVNGAFAELRKLIPTHPPDKKLSKNEILRLAMKYINFLAKLLNDQEEEGNQRGKVSKDSGIVQEDLLQDMLSPNSSCGSSLDGAASPDSFTEEHEALDSKHTRSLHHAILPVEGSAQR; the protein is encoded by the exons ATGAAAAGCAAATG CGGGTTTTTCGGCGAACCCGACTCCTTCTCCATGTACGGCAGCAACCGGGTGAAGCGGAGACCCTCTCCGTACGAGATGGAGATCACCGACG GCCCTCACACGAAGGTGGTTCGTCGCATCTTCACCAACAGCCGGGAGAGGTGGAGGCAGCAGAACGTCAACGGGGCCTTCGCGGAGCTGCGCAAGCTCATCCCCACCCACCCGCCCGACAAGAAGCTCAGCAAGAATGAGATCCTGCGCCTGGCCATGAAATACATCAACTTCCTGGCCAAGCTGCTCAACGACCAGGAGGAAGAAGGAAACCAAAGGGGCAAGGTGAGCAAAGACTCGGGGATAGTCCAGGAAGACCTCCTGCAGGACATGCTGTCCCCCAACTCCAGCTGCGGCAGCTCTCTGGACGGGGCGGCGAGCCCGGACAGCTTCACGGAAGAGCACGAGGCGCTGGACTCGAAGCACACGCGCAGCCTGCACCACGCCATCCTCCCCGTAGAAGGCAGCGCGCAGCGGTGA